A stretch of Campylobacter gracilis DNA encodes these proteins:
- a CDS encoding threonine/serine exporter family protein, with protein sequence MFDLAFSVFKDACFAAAAGLGFAYACMPPKKTLIFSALLAAVAHSCRFLLIQSQIFSIAAATLFASFLIGVLGMLCAKRLKVPAEIIAFPALLPMIPGIYAYKAVLALFSYIRAAGAEHKLAHLISFFDNALATVSISLALGTGVSITLLIFYEQSLMITRGARGK encoded by the coding sequence ATGTTTGATCTCGCGTTTTCGGTATTTAAGGATGCTTGCTTTGCCGCTGCGGCGGGGCTGGGATTTGCATATGCGTGCATGCCGCCTAAAAAGACGCTCATTTTCTCGGCGCTGCTTGCGGCAGTTGCACATTCGTGCAGGTTTTTGCTGATACAGAGCCAAATTTTTTCGATCGCCGCTGCGACGCTTTTTGCGTCGTTTCTGATCGGCGTTTTGGGGATGCTCTGCGCCAAGCGCCTCAAGGTGCCCGCAGAGATCATCGCCTTTCCCGCACTGCTTCCGATGATACCTGGCATCTACGCCTACAAGGCGGTTTTGGCGCTGTTTTCTTATATCAGAGCCGCGGGCGCAGAGCATAAACTCGCCCACCTCATCTCGTTTTTCGACAACGCCCTCGCCACGGTTTCGATCTCGCTGGCACTCGGCACGGGCGTTTCAATAACGCTGCTAATTTTCTACGAGCAGTCCTTGATGATCACTCGCGGTGCAAGAGGTAAATAG
- a CDS encoding threonine/serine exporter family protein: MIAEMAPTKEVEEARPQIQELTNFLSEYTAKMLSIGTYTARIERCVRRIADAYDYEASLMIFVRHFIISVMDPADNSIRRTYVKTGAAAQISFDLISELSALSWEIYDEKIPLARARASFAEILASQKKSFAKTLILLSVANAAFCELFGGDGGAMALVFAATAFGICARYLLSKLKINLKIQYIAVSFAVSFIVSLGARYGLSATPDVAVGSSILFLIPGVWLINSVFDILNENMLVGISRGLNTGLLIICIAIGLFLTLSISNLGLVNV; the protein is encoded by the coding sequence ATGATAGCAGAGATGGCACCGACAAAAGAAGTAGAAGAGGCGAGACCGCAAATCCAAGAGCTCACCAATTTTCTTAGCGAATACACCGCCAAGATGCTTAGTATCGGCACTTACACCGCGCGCATCGAGCGCTGCGTGCGCAGGATAGCGGACGCTTATGACTATGAGGCTAGCCTGATGATCTTTGTGCGCCACTTCATCATCAGCGTGATGGATCCTGCGGACAACTCTATCCGCCGCACCTACGTCAAAACGGGCGCTGCGGCGCAGATCAGCTTCGATCTGATCTCGGAGCTAAGCGCGCTTAGCTGGGAAATTTACGACGAAAAAATCCCCCTTGCGCGCGCCAGAGCCTCATTTGCCGAAATTTTAGCCTCACAGAAGAAAAGCTTTGCCAAAACTCTCATTTTGCTCAGCGTCGCAAATGCCGCGTTCTGCGAGCTTTTCGGCGGCGATGGCGGCGCAATGGCGTTAGTTTTTGCGGCTACGGCTTTTGGAATTTGCGCCCGCTATCTACTTAGCAAGCTCAAAATCAATCTAAAAATCCAATACATCGCGGTTTCGTTCGCAGTCTCATTCATCGTCTCGCTAGGCGCTCGCTACGGGCTTAGCGCCACGCCCGACGTAGCCGTAGGATCGAGCATACTCTTTTTGATCCCGGGCGTCTGGCTGATCAACTCGGTATTTGACATCCTAAACGAAAATATGCTCGTAGGCATCAGCAGAGGGCTGAACACCGGGCTTTTGATCATCTGCATCGCGATCGGGCTCTTTCTGACGCTTAGCATCTCAAATTTGGGGCTTGTAAATGTTTGA